A genomic segment from Truepera sp. encodes:
- a CDS encoding cytochrome c translates to MTRPSRTTTYTLVALGLVAVVVAELHLGLPDPDLSIKNHHIQHAFFILGGGLWGLALAGSLMPAGGAEPRRSRSAWLVLAIIAPLAAMFLMWPSTYEYLEAHPFVHALDHGVFIVLSGLTTFAGYQFARSIGWVVGAALTVMAWAAAFGFGVTPGPNPLLTASATTPAAASATAASATAAPTAAAVDGATVYQNCAACHQPQGTGLPGAFPPLAGHVPQLLAAQGGRDYVVHVLLYGLQGPITVDGKTYNGTMPSWAHLSDAELAAVIDYVSTSWGDAFPSGQQPYTADDFQEARATELTPQEVHGLREALKLP, encoded by the coding sequence ATGACCCGGCCGTCTCGCACCACCACCTACACCCTCGTGGCGCTTGGGCTAGTGGCCGTCGTGGTGGCAGAGCTGCACCTTGGCCTGCCGGACCCCGACCTCAGCATCAAGAACCACCACATCCAGCACGCGTTCTTCATTCTTGGCGGCGGCCTCTGGGGCCTCGCCCTGGCCGGCAGTTTGATGCCTGCCGGAGGGGCCGAGCCGCGCCGGAGCCGAAGCGCCTGGCTGGTGCTGGCGATTATCGCGCCCCTGGCGGCGATGTTCCTCATGTGGCCCTCCACCTACGAGTACCTCGAGGCTCATCCGTTCGTCCATGCCCTCGACCACGGGGTTTTCATCGTGCTGAGCGGGCTGACGACCTTCGCGGGGTATCAGTTCGCCAGGAGCATCGGCTGGGTCGTCGGCGCGGCCCTGACTGTCATGGCCTGGGCGGCGGCCTTCGGTTTCGGGGTGACCCCGGGGCCGAACCCCTTGCTCACGGCGAGCGCCACAACGCCGGCCGCAGCCTCGGCAACCGCCGCCTCGGCAACCGCGGCCCCGACGGCCGCCGCAGTGGACGGAGCTACCGTCTACCAGAACTGCGCCGCGTGTCACCAGCCACAGGGAACCGGCCTTCCCGGCGCCTTCCCGCCGCTGGCCGGCCACGTCCCACAACTCCTCGCCGCGCAGGGCGGGCGAGATTATGTTGTGCACGTCTTGCTCTACGGGTTGCAGGGGCCGATCACCGTCGACGGCAAGACCTACAACGGCACCATGCCTTCGTGGGCTCACCTGAGCGACGCCGAATTGGCCGCCGTCATCGACTACGTGAGCACCTCGTGGGGAGACGCGTTCCCAAGCGGGCAGCAGCCATACACCGCCGACGACTTCCAGGAAGCGCGCGCCACAGAGCTCACGCCTCAAGAAGTTCACGGCCTGAGGGAGGCCTTGAAGCTGCCGTGA
- a CDS encoding sphingomyelin phosphodiesterase, giving the protein MALPEAFPGVRGCRKAVATALMLGLLTGCSPAASSWTSAGATQSGQFDSGAAEAVARDHVLDVLTFNAALLPAVVAPTRQAERVAVMAPHLLGYDVLVLQELFVNGWRESLLTQLAAWYPYRSDVVGKAGAGGNPFRQDGGIIILSRWPISRQASLTFGGACSGTDCLADKGVAYAEVNKGRFRYHVFATHAQSEYGFGVVGVRHRQFEMWRAFMVDQKISPGDPVVLAGDFNVDAYTRELASVLRTLNAVRPVTRGPHRFTWDPENNGLATGPSQWLDYVLYAADHAIPEAAWNRVVPLRAGSLDLSDHYAVWGRMVMASP; this is encoded by the coding sequence ATGGCGTTGCCGGAGGCGTTTCCGGGCGTGCGGGGTTGCCGCAAGGCCGTGGCCACGGCGCTGATGCTTGGCCTTCTTACGGGTTGCAGTCCGGCCGCGTCGTCGTGGACGTCGGCCGGCGCAACGCAGTCCGGGCAGTTCGACAGCGGCGCCGCGGAGGCGGTAGCGCGCGACCACGTCCTCGACGTGCTGACCTTCAACGCTGCCCTGCTTCCCGCGGTCGTGGCGCCTACACGCCAAGCAGAACGTGTGGCGGTCATGGCACCCCACCTGCTCGGTTATGACGTGCTGGTTCTACAGGAACTCTTCGTGAACGGTTGGCGCGAGTCCCTGCTCACCCAGCTTGCCGCCTGGTACCCGTACAGGTCGGACGTGGTCGGCAAGGCCGGCGCCGGCGGTAACCCGTTCCGGCAAGACGGCGGCATCATCATCCTGAGCCGGTGGCCTATCAGCCGGCAGGCGTCCTTGACGTTCGGTGGCGCGTGCAGCGGCACCGACTGCTTGGCCGACAAGGGGGTGGCTTATGCCGAAGTGAACAAGGGGAGGTTCCGCTACCACGTCTTCGCCACCCACGCGCAGTCGGAGTACGGTTTCGGAGTGGTAGGGGTACGCCACCGGCAATTCGAGATGTGGCGCGCTTTCATGGTGGACCAGAAGATCTCGCCTGGCGACCCGGTGGTGCTCGCGGGAGACTTCAACGTCGACGCCTACACTCGGGAACTCGCTTCGGTGCTGCGCACCCTGAACGCAGTGCGCCCCGTGACGCGGGGCCCACACCGGTTTACCTGGGACCCGGAGAACAACGGGCTGGCGACCGGCCCGAGCCAGTGGCTCGACTACGTCCTCTACGCCGCAGATCACGCCATTCCCGAGGCGGCGTGGAATCGGGTGGTCCCTCTGCGCGCGGGGAGCCTCGACCTGTCGGACCACTACGCCGTGTGGGGTCGCATGGTGATGGCAAGTCCGTAA
- a CDS encoding acetamidase/formamidase family protein, producing MTLTAERTRAKRIVMVQSFTDGQLDPAVPMLGPVADGGTIIASTAPGCWGPMITPELLGGHEVTKPVFVEGAEVGDAVAIRVQGITITSLATASGHDTSPEGHFLGDPYVAARCPVCDVVNPATRVEGIGPKAVVCATCGNPVTPFQFVHGYTAVFDDERQLGVTVPAQVARRFAESPEEYAALPDASIQHPILVYAPSDMPGVMLRARPFLGQLGSTPSIRMPDSHNAGDFGSALIGAPHGSAITADELEEHRTDGHMDVNSVRAGAIVVVPVKVAGAGVYMGDMHFNQGNGEIAGHTLDVAGVVTLQVEVVKGRALEGPVIFPLIDDLPPSAKPFTAEERARAQRLADAYGVGELEDSAPISVIGSGPNLNVATDNGLARAARLLGMSEAEVRNRATVTGAIEIGRNPGVVRVTFLAPLWRLDEAGLGGFAREQYGL from the coding sequence ATGACGCTGACGGCAGAACGCACCCGCGCGAAACGGATCGTCATGGTCCAGAGCTTCACCGATGGCCAGCTCGACCCGGCCGTGCCCATGCTAGGCCCCGTCGCCGATGGCGGCACCATCATCGCGAGCACCGCACCCGGTTGCTGGGGCCCCATGATCACCCCGGAGTTGCTCGGCGGTCACGAGGTGACCAAGCCCGTCTTCGTGGAGGGGGCCGAAGTGGGCGACGCCGTCGCGATCCGCGTCCAGGGCATCACCATCACCTCACTGGCCACCGCCTCCGGCCACGACACCTCACCCGAAGGGCACTTCCTCGGCGACCCGTACGTCGCGGCGCGCTGCCCCGTCTGCGACGTCGTGAACCCCGCCACGCGCGTGGAGGGCATCGGCCCCAAGGCGGTCGTGTGCGCCACGTGCGGCAACCCCGTCACCCCGTTCCAGTTCGTCCACGGCTACACGGCGGTCTTCGATGACGAGCGGCAACTCGGCGTCACCGTCCCTGCGCAGGTGGCGCGCCGCTTCGCCGAAAGCCCCGAGGAGTACGCGGCGCTGCCGGATGCCTCCATCCAACACCCAATCCTCGTCTACGCCCCGTCCGACATGCCCGGCGTCATGCTGCGCGCCCGCCCCTTCCTGGGTCAACTGGGCAGCACGCCGTCGATCCGGATGCCCGACTCGCACAATGCCGGCGACTTCGGTTCCGCCCTGATCGGCGCCCCACACGGCTCCGCCATCACCGCCGACGAGCTAGAGGAGCACCGCACCGACGGCCACATGGACGTCAACTCGGTCCGCGCCGGTGCCATCGTGGTCGTGCCCGTCAAGGTCGCGGGCGCGGGGGTCTACATGGGCGACATGCACTTCAACCAGGGCAACGGCGAGATTGCCGGCCACACCCTCGACGTGGCCGGGGTGGTGACGCTGCAGGTAGAGGTGGTCAAGGGTCGCGCGCTGGAGGGCCCCGTGATCTTCCCGCTCATAGACGACCTGCCGCCCTCCGCCAAGCCGTTCACCGCCGAGGAGCGCGCCCGCGCCCAGCGTCTCGCCGACGCGTACGGCGTGGGCGAGCTGGAAGACTCGGCGCCGATCTCGGTCATCGGCAGCGGACCCAACCTGAACGTGGCCACCGACAACGGCTTGGCGCGCGCAGCGCGGCTGCTGGGGATGAGCGAGGCCGAGGTGCGCAACCGCGCCACGGTCACCGGCGCCATAGAGATCGGTCGCAATCCGGGAGTGGTCCGCGTCACGTTCCTGGCACCCTTGTGGAGGCTCGACGAGGCGGGCCTTGGAGGCTTTGCGCGAGAGCAGTACGGGTTGTAA